The following are encoded together in the Thermococcus sp. genome:
- the pyrB gene encoding aspartate carbamoyltransferase, translating into MGWKGRDVISIRDFSKEDIEFVLKVAERLEEGLNEKGSLDYARGKILATLFFEPSTRTRLSFESAMHRLGGSVIGFSSASSTSVKKGESLADTIKTVEQYSDVIVIRHPMEGAARLAAEVAEVPVINAGDGSNQHPTQTLLDLYTIKRAFGSIDGLTIGLLGDLKYGRTVHSLAEALAFYDVELYLISPELLRMPKHIVEELREKGLEVHETTDLEEVIPELDLLYVTRIQRERFPDEEEYLKVKGSYQVNLSILKNAKESLRVMHPLPRVDEIHPEVDKSKHALYFRQVFSGVPVRMALLGLTLGVL; encoded by the coding sequence ATGGGGTGGAAAGGACGCGATGTGATAAGCATAAGGGACTTCTCGAAGGAAGATATCGAGTTCGTTTTGAAAGTTGCCGAAAGGCTTGAAGAGGGGCTCAACGAGAAGGGCTCGCTCGACTACGCCCGCGGGAAAATTCTGGCGACCCTTTTCTTCGAGCCGTCGACGAGAACGCGCCTGAGCTTTGAATCGGCGATGCACAGACTCGGTGGTTCCGTCATAGGGTTCTCCTCTGCATCGAGCACGAGCGTCAAGAAGGGTGAAAGTTTGGCTGACACGATAAAGACGGTAGAGCAGTACAGCGACGTCATCGTAATAAGGCACCCCATGGAGGGTGCCGCGAGACTTGCCGCTGAAGTTGCGGAAGTCCCGGTCATAAACGCCGGCGACGGGAGTAACCAACATCCGACTCAGACTTTGCTGGACCTCTACACGATAAAGAGAGCTTTCGGGAGTATTGATGGATTAACAATCGGCCTGCTCGGTGATTTAAAGTACGGAAGGACCGTCCACAGCTTGGCGGAGGCTCTAGCTTTCTACGACGTCGAGCTCTACCTGATTTCCCCCGAGCTTTTGAGGATGCCGAAGCACATCGTTGAGGAGCTCCGCGAGAAGGGCCTCGAGGTGCACGAGACTACCGACTTGGAGGAGGTAATTCCCGAATTAGACCTCCTCTACGTCACGAGAATTCAGCGCGAAAGGTTTCCGGACGAGGAGGAGTACCTTAAGGTGAAGGGAAGCTACCAGGTAAACTTATCAATCCTCAAGAACGCCAAGGAGAGTCTTAGGGTAATGCACCCGCTACCGCGGGTTGACGAGATTCACCCGGAGGTAGATAAGAGCAAACACGCGCTCTACTTCCGCCAAGTGTTCTCAGGTGTTCCGGTGAGGATGGCCCTTCTCGGATTAACGCTGGGGGTGCTCTGA
- a CDS encoding thiamine-phosphate synthase family protein yields the protein MKTPSVYIAEELMPYLRAKIAEILYRGGLRQSRIAKYLGITQAMVSKYLGGNYRRPPGDVAGLLDSIAEEIASLILTGASKDEIIAFTSRRLFELFSSGKLCKHYAKYAGVSEETCRSLFVFGHSTAVEDMKLALRELLSLSRLPELIPEVRSNLAYAPPGAKSPSDVIAIPGRITLVKGRPYALPPEPGASKFTALLILAVADRNPEIRSVMNVKLNERIARAVKRLGFEYAETRTGGLSDEDAVKEIANIFEKSSPDFVLDWGGEGVEPLVYVFGRNPFDVVKKVKTLLEVV from the coding sequence ATGAAGACGCCGAGCGTTTACATCGCCGAGGAGCTCATGCCGTACCTCCGCGCGAAAATAGCCGAAATTCTTTACCGTGGGGGCCTTAGACAGTCGAGGATAGCCAAGTACCTCGGCATAACTCAGGCAATGGTTAGTAAATATCTCGGGGGCAACTACAGGAGACCCCCGGGAGATGTTGCAGGTCTTCTAGATTCAATCGCCGAAGAGATAGCAAGCCTAATACTCACTGGAGCGTCAAAAGACGAAATCATAGCATTCACATCGAGGAGGCTTTTCGAACTATTCTCGTCAGGAAAGTTGTGCAAACACTACGCCAAATATGCCGGGGTAAGCGAAGAGACCTGCAGGTCTCTCTTCGTTTTCGGCCACTCAACTGCAGTAGAGGATATGAAACTCGCCCTTCGGGAGCTCTTGTCACTCTCCAGACTGCCAGAACTCATTCCGGAGGTGAGGAGTAACCTTGCCTATGCCCCGCCCGGGGCCAAGAGCCCCTCAGACGTAATCGCGATTCCGGGGAGGATAACCCTAGTAAAGGGCAGACCTTATGCTCTTCCCCCCGAGCCGGGGGCAAGCAAATTTACCGCCTTGTTGATTTTGGCCGTCGCAGATAGAAACCCAGAAATCAGGAGCGTCATGAACGTCAAACTCAACGAGAGGATTGCCAGAGCGGTAAAGAGATTGGGATTTGAATACGCCGAGACTAGGACCGGCGGTTTAAGCGATGAAGACGCAGTTAAGGAGATAGCGAACATCTTTGAAAAGTCATCGCCAGATTTCGTCCTCGACTGGGGTGGGGAAGGAGTTGAACCTCTCGTTTACGTCTTCGGCAGGAACCCCTTTGATGTTGTGAAAAAGGTAAAGACCCTGCTGGAGGTGGTGTGA
- the pyrI gene encoding aspartate carbamoyltransferase regulatory subunit has product MPELKVEVIPEGTVIDHIPAGKWLKVIEILGLTRPNGGTLLIASNVPSKKLGRKDIVKIEGRYLSEEEVNKIALIAPLATVNIVKDYKIVEKFKVEIPDKIVGILRCPNPNCVSNHEHVTPKFRVESREPLKLRCHYCERTIEGDDILGNL; this is encoded by the coding sequence ATGCCAGAGCTTAAGGTTGAAGTAATCCCTGAGGGAACTGTGATAGACCACATCCCCGCTGGGAAGTGGTTGAAGGTGATAGAGATTCTCGGATTAACAAGGCCCAACGGCGGAACCCTGCTTATAGCCTCCAACGTCCCGAGCAAGAAGCTCGGAAGGAAGGACATCGTTAAGATCGAGGGTCGCTATCTCAGCGAGGAGGAAGTCAATAAAATCGCGCTAATAGCGCCTTTGGCTACCGTCAACATCGTGAAGGACTACAAAATCGTTGAGAAGTTCAAAGTGGAGATTCCCGATAAGATAGTCGGAATCCTGAGGTGCCCCAACCCAAACTGTGTTAGCAATCACGAGCACGTTACCCCGAAGTTCAGGGTCGAGAGCAGAGAACCACTTAAGCTCCGCTGTCACTACTGCGAAAGAACGATTGAGGGGGACGATATACTTGGGAACCTTTAG
- a CDS encoding ECF transporter S component has protein sequence MKIGAKEIAISGVMLGLALLLDVAPLDFPTVWGMKIDVVAVPIILVYFLLGFWGGVFALGLLFLGLSVVSSASWLGAMMKTIATFGVLIGLEVARKTVGFDIRNHRRLLLYGTIAYVIGVAIRIPLMLLLNYYVALPIWLGLPREQVIPVVEKWTHVPFWVAIGLPNAIQSVIDVFLSLAVAVPVLKRLPHIGFEGSPLRD, from the coding sequence ATGAAAATCGGAGCGAAGGAAATAGCCATCTCAGGCGTAATGCTGGGACTCGCTCTCCTTCTGGACGTTGCTCCCCTTGATTTTCCAACGGTATGGGGCATGAAAATTGACGTCGTTGCGGTTCCGATAATACTCGTTTACTTCCTCCTCGGATTCTGGGGTGGGGTTTTTGCGCTCGGACTTCTCTTCCTCGGTCTCAGCGTCGTTTCATCGGCCAGCTGGCTCGGGGCCATGATGAAAACAATAGCCACGTTTGGGGTTCTTATAGGGCTTGAAGTCGCAAGGAAGACCGTTGGCTTTGATATCAGGAACCACAGAAGGCTTCTGCTTTATGGAACAATTGCCTACGTCATTGGCGTGGCCATTAGAATACCCCTAATGCTCCTCCTGAACTACTACGTTGCCCTCCCCATATGGCTTGGACTGCCAAGGGAGCAGGTAATCCCAGTAGTTGAAAAGTGGACCCACGTTCCGTTCTGGGTTGCAATAGGGCTCCCAAACGCAATACAGAGCGTTATAGACGTTTTCCTGAGCTTGGCAGTCGCCGTTCCAGTTCTCAAGAGACTCCCGCACATCGGGTTTGAGGGCTCCCCATTGAGGGACTGA